TCTAGTGACAAGTGCAAATTGGTTAGCATCTAGTGACATCCTTGTGTTGACTTTAGAGATTAAAAATTGATGTAATTAGCATGTTTTTCTGGTGCTATAATCCAATGATATAATTTATTCTTCCAATGCGAGTAAACATTGTCAGATTCTTTTATACTcctttatgtattagatttcttaTGATTATTTCTTATTGCCTTCTCATTTTTCTAATCGTAGAGATCGAGCGAATCAAAGAAAAACTTGCAATGCCGAATGGAAAGGTTAGTTTGCATCTAGTTTAGCTTTTTCCCTCTTAATGGAATATTCTTGAGATAGAAATGAGTGCAAAATAAGTCTGTTAATATCTTAGTTATCTCGGAAGAAGTCTATTGTGTCACTTGTGCTGGGCTACTAtataatttacttaattctatatttttcctTATGCTTGACGTTATAATTGTTCCTCTTTGAAAGTGCCCTTAATCTTAGTCCTTAATCTCCTATTGACTTTATTCACAGATTATTAGTCTTGATGAAACGCATACCTCTTGGGCGCTTGACAGATAAGTAGATTAGAAGTCTTTGTTTTCTTAAACACACTAAtggttttattttgtttctagaaacttGATGGCGAAACAAGATCTGTCAGAGCTTAGTTAGCTTAGTTTATGCAATGCTACAATAGATTTATCCGAGAATCCCTTGATCTCTCCTTTAAGATAATAATTGTTGATTAAGAATCACCCACTAGTGGGAATTACATGAAGCCCTTGATCAAGTTGTATTCGCTATTGCTTGAATAAGTTGATTAAAGTTGCAAGTTGAGCCTGCACTTTCACTAAGACTAGAAATTTTATCCTTTAATCAAGTAGTAGTTTCTTGATGGAGTTTATTTAGCATATGAAACTCATTTAAGATTTATGTTTGTTGTTCAATACTTTTTTGACCTCATACTTGTTATAATTTTTGGTTTATAATGCATTGGACCTTAATGTAAAAAGGCAGATTGTCTACCTTATGGCTCCATTTGTGATAGACGAAACTTTACAAACACCAGCAGATGTTGTGAAAGGCACATCCTTATAACAGGCAACCACTCTTTATTAGACTGCAGATCAACCTGCAGCTTCTCCCAAACTTTGCTCTTGGCGTTTAAGACGCTGTTTGGTTCGCCTGAGTATCCCAGAAAGGTCACTCGTTCACCAACCTTGGCTGATGATGGTGGATCAACTAACTCAACCTGGAAACAAAATGAATTCATTAGTCGTTCTTGATGAATGATCACATGTAAAGATGATAATTTCCCAGGTAAACCAACCAATATTATAATACTAAAAAACTAACAGGTTAGTAAAAGCAAAGACTTGTAAGAATGGAGGCAGAGTTAACGACTTAACTTTGTGTGGTCATCGTTTGATGCAGCCAAGACCATTGCTTGTGACTTAATGCCCCTCATGGTTGCAGGCTTCAAGTTACAAAGGACACAAACCTTCCGATTCTGCACCAGTGATTTAGAGAACATAGGAAATTCACATCCAAATGGAAGAAAATTTGAAAAGGGAAGCAAAATAAACCTGCATTTCCTCAAGAGGAATATATTTCACGAGGCCACTAACAACTGTTCGAGGGGATTCTTCACCGACATCAATTTCTTCAACATAGAGTGAATCTGCATCTGGGTGCTTCTGAACTTTTTTGATGAGGCCAACAGGTATGTCAAGTCTTGAGACAGAAATTTCTGTTTCAGCAGACTTCGTTTTTGTACTGCCAGAAGGCTTGTTATGTTGTTTCTTAGAATTTCCTACAGCAGGTCACATGAGAAACTTATTGAGCTCTAGGATAAGCTTTAACTTCATTAAGTCGAGTTTTATTAATACTTCAAAACTTGGAAAACCATTTACATTAATACAACACTAAAAAGTAGCTTCATTTGCAGGTCTAGGATAAACCTTCATGAAACTTTCTCCTTGTATCAAAAATTGTATATGGTCAAGAGTTACTAGTGCTTCAGATAAAGATGAACTCTTctaatatatgtttatattttgcagGTTCTATTGACAAAGTTTTATGTTGTGGTTTTATTTGCCGATATGAATGGGGTACTTGAAGAGTATGATTTATCAAATCTGTTATTGTGATTGTAGCAACTACATTTCTCCAAATTTCAGCTATCAACCCTGTTTTACGTCTTCTACAGGTATTATATTCTTCCCTTTTATTTTTGGTGCTTTGCTCACATACTTTGATTCACAAAAATCCAGAATGTTGGAAAAGGTTGATATGGAAGAATCaacaagtgagaaagaggagtccgatgaaattctacaagttgaagattttgatggggcttgagttgacaataattacttgcaatcctacatggcatgaaccaccatcacaagtttctagtcttttgacaattattcattagttgtaaatgaagtttatttgtttatttgtattgggataaattttatttgaatattagacatgttttttcttttgtgattgtaatataattcttgtataagtaacattttgaatgacattgatatggaaaatattctttcttttgtgattatgattctttattatatatttatattgaaatatgatatattggtattaaaagataataatttaaaagacaatgatctaaaactgttgttgttgtctatcaccctcaaagacaacggttaaaaaccgttgtcaaagcCCCAAAAACTGTTGTAAACTAGCAGTGTTAATAAAAaatgctctaaacaacaacggttttaaaccgttgtcttttcattcaaagacaacggtttaaaaccgttgcaaaactgttgtcttttcattcaaaagacaacggtttaaaaccgttgtcgtagcctccacttttaacaacactgccagttacaacggttttaaagggcctacgacaacgatttttaaccgttgtcttttaatgtttttgttgtagtgacatcatgtagctataacattTAAAATTGCTCATTTTGATatatgccatgtaacatcatgcattatgttaatttccttgtaattaaggacaaaagacatttatcatgaatggtaaatatcttaacaagtgggatgacaccaagtgacatcctaggtagatgatcataagtttcataatacctagatagttatgcatgatcccttagtttagggcaaaaccaaatatacatctcacaaagaaccataaagtgacttgtatgtgttttagtacacattagatacaagtgagatgttaggatggtgaacaaaactcaagatgttgatttagtgcatcttgttgagttttaggtacatcaaaatacatagttatgtattttccaatcattgggaaagttaatgtacaagtcatgtgcattgatcccaaggaacatggttggatattggttttgaaaatgattttaaaaggcttttggaaaaccttggtgaagactatcttttgatagtaatcatcattaaatagttagacacaaacttggaagaaaatattaaagtttttacaaggtctcaagtttgtgtcaatctttgaaaatagaaagtattttcatagaaaactatttttccttgatagaatataccctaaataatgtctacatgagttttcatgatttttagaggtgTGTCGAATTATTGGGGAGTTTCTAACGTctactgaaattgaatttcagagaaatcagaaactcaatctatcaatcgatcaattggatgagtttcgatcgatcagccgattgattggaaaGTTCATTCCCATGAATAGAAGgttagtgaatcgatcagccgatcgattgacccaggatggatcgatcagtcgatcgattcagaaggaATTTTTGCAAGCAGAAGCTTGcgaaatcgatcaatggatcgattgaagtagcttcaatcgattgagtcccaactttaatcgattgggaagtctgattatggctggaaaagcctgattttAGCACATTAAGTcacttcaagttccaataaccattccaaatctcttggaatacatttgtatacatttagggggagtgttcatgatgaaagcaagtatggattggtcaaggtagacttaggtgaagtttaggttggggtttagtttcattattgaattttgaacctcaaaatttcaagttttgattttcctaactgTTTAGGAACTCCGAGTCATTGTTGGTGATATGacaaaagtttgaccatgtttttagggggagttactccttgaatgcatgaaaatttatcttcaaggaccttggaagggggttaaaccttcgtgatggataatactcagggtcgagtattggggaacaatagaagattggttatcttcattgctaggatgataaatgctctcggataagcattgtggagtaggttactgctcaagggggagcattgaattaatgaaggggatcagaccttcattggtaaagtgaaaaatgctcttggataaGCATTGAGAataagattactgctcaagggggaacattgaatacaatgaatgagagtttcattgggaagttgatgcatattctaggatgagcattgtgaagtgaagtagagctcaagggggagcttaggcggcaatgaagaatatgagatctttattgtggggttgttaacaacatatgaggttgtaaacaacgtagagttaactcttatggagaagagtttgttttcagtttttgatgtgtgacaaaggggga
This region of Zingiber officinale cultivar Zhangliang chromosome 9A, Zo_v1.1, whole genome shotgun sequence genomic DNA includes:
- the LOC122021071 gene encoding probable methionine--tRNA ligase — translated: MQNRKVCVLCNLKPATMRGIKSQAMVLAASNDDHTKVELVDPPSSAKVGERVTFLGYSGEPNSVLNAKSKVWEKLQVDLQSNKEWLPVIRMCLSQHLLVFVKFRLSQMEP